In the Pieris napi chromosome 19, ilPieNapi1.2, whole genome shotgun sequence genome, one interval contains:
- the LOC125059230 gene encoding WD repeat-containing protein 48 homolog, whose protein sequence is MSSMMRKKTQVSFVIRDEEEKRHKNGVSSLQLDPVQGRLYTAGRDGIIRVWHAGNGSQDRYIQSMEHHTDWVNDIVLCCGGKNLISASSDTTVKVWNAPKGFCMSTLRTHKDYVRTLAYAKDKEQVASAGLDRAIFLWDVNTLTALTASNNTVTTSSLVGNKESIYSLAMNPPGTILVSGSTEKVLRVWDPRNCSRLMKLKGHADNVKALVVSRDGTQCVSGSSDGTIKLWSLSQQRCVSTIRVHSEAVWALLATETFSHIISGGRDRLVIMTELRNPDNFMIVCEESAPVLKLCFTADQQGVWVSTSDSDIRCWKLPPVNTLNSEMYNQNNYNTNNVYQTQPLHHIPGGRAIKNYTVLNDKRHILTKDTSNNVVLYDVLKASKIEDLGEIDYDEEVKKHFKMVYVPNWFNVDLKTGMLTIHLGQDETDCFSAWVSAKEAGLTTENDQKVNFGALLLQALLEYWNHPNRVNEGGQKVFGNNFFSVPLHTPLIFSEVGGRTLYRLQVGDAGGETEGNILLETVPSWVVDVAIEMAAPKLNKLPFYLLPHSSCQSKQDRQKKDRLVANDFIQCRKVAEHVVEKIIGGGDVNGSGTAKTEENSDAPEEKVELLCCDQVLDPNMDLRTVRHFIWKSNVEFTLHYRIIKQ, encoded by the exons ATGAGCTCGATGATGCGTAAGAAAACCCAAGTCTCATTCGTTATTCGGGACGAGGAGGAGAAGAGGCATAAAAACGGTGTAAGCTCACTTCAATTGGATCCTGTACAAGGAAGGCTTTATACCGCCGGTCGAGATGGCATCATTCGCGTATGGCATGCTGGGAACGGTTCCCAGGACCGCTACATTCAAAGCATGGAGCACCACACGGACTGGGTTAATGATATCGTGCTCTGTTGCGGTGGAAAAAACCTAATTAGCGCTTCTTCGGATACCACAGTAAAAGTATGGAATGCCCCTAAAGGATTTTGTATGTCCACGTTGAGGACTCATAAAGATTATGTACGCACGTTGGCATACGCAAAAGATAAAGAACAGGTTGCTAGTGCTGGATTAGACCGAGCTATATTTTTATGGGATGTTAATACTTTAACTGCTTTAACTGCTAGCAACAATACAGTAACTACATCTAGTCTTGTTGGTAATAAGGAATCCATTTACAGTCTTGCTATGAATCCACCTGGGACTATCCTGGTTAGTGGTTCCACCGAAAAAGTCCTCAGGGTTTGGGATCCTAGAAATTGTTCACGTCTTATGAAATTAAAAGGACATGCAGATAATGTTAAAGCTCTGGTTGTCAGCAGAGATGGCACACAATGTGTGTCAGGTAGCTCTGATGGTACCATTAAGTTGTGGTCATTATCACAACAGCGGTGTGTGTCCACCATCCGTGTACATTCCGAAGCAGTTTGGGCCCTGTTAGCTACTGAAACATTTAGTCATATCATATCTGGAGGTCGAGACAGGCTAGTTATTATGACAGAGTTAAGAAACCCTGACAACTTTATGATTGTCTGTGAAGAATCAGCACCAGTACtcaaattatgttttacaGCAGATCAACAAGGTGTTTGGGTTTCTACATCAGATTCAGACATAAGGTGTTGGAAACTTCCTCCAGTTAACACATTAAATTCAGAAATGTATAACCAAAACaattacaatacaaataatgtGTATCAAACACAACCCTTGCATCACATACCAGGCGGACGTGCCATAAAAAACTATACAGTACTAAATGATAAGAGACACATTTTGACTAAGGACACTTCAAACAATGTTGTATTATATGATGTCTTAAAGGCTTCAAAAATTGAGGATTTAGGTGAAATTGACTATGATGAAGAAGTTAAGAAACATTTTAAGATGGTATATGTTCCAAATTGGTTTAATGTTGATTTGAAAACTGGAATGCTTACAATACACTTAGGACAAGATGAGACTGATTGTTTTAGTGCTTGGGTGAGTGCAAAAGAAGCTGGGTTGACGACAGAGAATGATCAAAAGGTTAATTTTGGAGCTTTACTGTTACAAGCATTATTGGAGTATTGGAATCATCCGAATAGAGTAAATGAGGGTGGTCAAAAAGTATTTGGGAATAATTTCTTTTCAGTACCACTACATACACCACTTATTTTTAGCGAGGTTGGTGGAAGAACATTGTATAGGCTTCag GTTGGTGACGCTGGTGGCGAAACAGAAGGCAACATTTTGTTAGAGACAGTGCCCTCATGGGTTGTAGATGTAGCAATAGAGATGGCTGCACCCAAACTAAACAAACTACCATTTTACTTGCTACCACATTCCAGTTGTCAAAGCAAACAGGATAGACAGAAAAAa GATCGTCTTGTAGCCAATGATTTCATCCAATGCCGTAAGGTTGCCGAACATGTTGTGGAAAAAATAATTGGTGGTGGAGACGTCAACGGGTCTGGTACAGCCAAGACTGAGGAGAACTCTGACGCACCTGAAGAAAAAGTTGAACTACTTTGCTGTGATCAG GTATTGGACCCCAACATGGACCTACGTACCGTACGTCACTTTATATGGAAATCTAACGTAGAGTTCACTCTtcactaccgaataataaaacaatga